A single Musa acuminata AAA Group cultivar baxijiao chromosome BXJ2-1, Cavendish_Baxijiao_AAA, whole genome shotgun sequence DNA region contains:
- the LOC135598331 gene encoding lipase-like isoform X2, translating into MDRSRLLAVLVSVCVMSACRGRELRIGSEDNSHVYNHTLAKILVEYASAVSMSDLTALFSWTCSRCTDLTEGFEVVELIVDVKNCLQSFVGVAHDLNAIVVAFRGTQENSLRNWIQDLFWKQLDLNYPDMPGAMVHHGFYSAYHNTTLRPGIISAVQKARELYGDIPVMVTGHSMGGAMASFCALDLTVNYRIQNVQLMTFGQPRVGNAVFASYFSEHLPHAVRVTNEHDIVPHLPPYYSYFPKKTYHHFPTEVWIHNFGLDSLVYITEKICDGSGEDPSCSRSVSGNSVADHLEYFGIDMQADTWGSCGIVFNENMVQYQVDLAGNIVLSKWPTVSSTPQKIIEADKGRSAS; encoded by the exons ATGGATCGGTCGCGTTTGCTGGCGGTATTGGTTTCGGTCTGCGTGATGTCGGCTTGTCGAGGGAGAG AACTTAGGATTGGTAGCGAGGACAATAGTCATGTGTATAACCATACTCTTGCCAAGATACTTGTTGAATATGCGTCTGCT GTGTCTATGTCAGATCTAACTGCATTATTTAGCTGGACTTGCTCTAGATGTACCGATTTGACAGAG GGTTTTGAGGTCGTAGAGCTGATTGTTGATGTTAAGAACTGTTTACAG TCATTTGTTGGTGTTGCTCATGATCTTAATGCTATTGTAGTCGCATTCAGAGGAACTCAAGAGAACAG TCTTCGTAATTGGATTCAAGACCTCTTCTGGAAGCAGCTAGATCTGAACTACCCAGACATGCCTGGTGCCATG GTGCACCATGGTTTTTATTCTGCTTATCATAATACAACACTACGCCCTGGGATCATTAGTGCTGTTCAAAAGGCTAGGGAGTTATATGGAGACATTCCCGTCATGGTTACAGGGCATTCAATGGGAGGGGCTATGGCTTCCTTTTGTGCACTTGATCTTACT GTCAATTACAGAATACAGAATGTTCAACTTATGACATTTGGACAACCTAGGGTTGGCAATGCTGTTTTTGCTTCATATTTCAGCGAACATTTGCCACATGCAGTTCGAGTTACCAATGAGCATGATATTGTGCCACATTTACCACCATATTACTCTTACTTTCCCAAGAAGACATACCATCACTTTCCAACAGAG GTATGGATCCATAACTTTGGATTAGATAGTCTTGTGTATATTACTGAGAAGATATGTGATGGTTCTGGTGAAGACCCTTCGTGTAGCAG GTCTGTAAGTGGGAACAGTGTAGCAGATCACCTGGAGTACTTCGGGATTGATATGCAGGCAGATACTTGGGGCTCCTGTGGAATCGTGTTCAACGAAAATATGGTGCAGTATCAAGTAGATCTTGCAGGAAACATTGTCTTATCGAAGTGGCCAACTGTTTCATCAACTCCACAAAAAATTATAGAAGCAGATAAAGGTCGGAGTGCTTCTTAG
- the LOC135583027 gene encoding tubby-like F-box protein 6 isoform X2 — protein MSFRSIIQDLRDELGSISRKGFELKMGHGLRSRSHRVVHDALGPPLVGALRQSCWANMPPELLRDVLVRIEEGEGSWPVRKDVVACAGVCRSWRDTMKEIVMTPELSGKLTYPISLKQPGPRDFPLQCFIRRNQSTQTYHLYLGLTQALAADGKFLLAARKCRRPTCTEYLISLDADDKSRGGGTYIGKLRGPRRMHCVMDSIPASAIEPGGMAPTQTEFLHNSLDSFPSVPFFRSKSYRTGSLSGSVSGLKEEMLVLKNKAPRWHEQLQCWCLNFRGRVTVASVKNFQLVASEENGSSNQEEEKVILQFGKVGKDLFTMDYCYPISAFQAFAICLSSFDTKIACE, from the exons ATGTCGTTCAGGAGCATAATTCAGGACTTGAGGGATGAATTGGGGAGCATTTCGAGGAAGGGCTTCGAATTGAAGATGGGGCATGGGCTGAGGTCGCGGTCGCACAGGGTGGTGCACGACGCCCTGGGCCCGCCTTTGGTGGGCGCGCTGAGACAGAGTTGCTGGGCGAACATGCCTCCCGAGCTGCTGAGGGATGTGCTGGTGAGGATCGAGGAAGGCGAGGGCTCGTGGCCCGTGCGGAAGGATGTGGTAGCCTGTGCCGGCGTCTGCCGGAGTTGGAGGGACACTATGAAGGAGATTGTGATGACACCTGAGCTGTCGGGGAAGCTCACCTACCCTATCTCATTGAAGCAG CCTGGGCCAAGGGACTTTCCTCTCCAATGTTTTATAAGGCGAAACCAGAGTACACAAACTTACCATCTCTATCTTGGTCTTACGCAAG CACTGGCGGCTGATGGCAAGTTCCTGCTTGCTGCACGAAAATGTCGGCGTCCTACATGCACCGAATATCTCATCTCTCTTGATGCTGATGACAAGTCAAGGGGAGGTGGTACATACATTGGGAAACTAAG AGGTCCTCGAAGAATGCACTGTGTCATGGACTCGATACCTGCTTCTGCGATTGAACCTGGAGGAATGGCTCCGACTCAAACAGAATTCTTGCATAACAGCCTCGATTCTTTTCCATCAGTTCCATTCTTCAGATCCAAGTCATACCGCACGGGAAGTTTGTCAGGATCAGTATCTGGCTTGAAAGAGGAAATGTTGGTTTTAAAAAACAAAGCTCCAAGGTGGCATGAACAGCTTCAGTGCTGGTGTTTGAATTTCAGGGGACGTGTAACTGTTGCATCAGTGAAGAACTTCCAGCTGGTGGCCTCTGAAGAGAATGGGTCATCTAaccaggaggaggagaaggtaatTCTCCAGTTTGGCAAGGTGGGGAAGGATTTGTTCACCATGGACTACTGCTATCCAATATCAGCATTTCAGGCATTTGCTATCTGCCTCAGCAGCTTTGACACTAAGATAGCTTGTGAATAA
- the LOC135598331 gene encoding lipase-like isoform X1, with translation MRTAMDRSRLLAVLVSVCVMSACRGRELRIGSEDNSHVYNHTLAKILVEYASAVSMSDLTALFSWTCSRCTDLTEGFEVVELIVDVKNCLQSFVGVAHDLNAIVVAFRGTQENSLRNWIQDLFWKQLDLNYPDMPGAMVHHGFYSAYHNTTLRPGIISAVQKARELYGDIPVMVTGHSMGGAMASFCALDLTVNYRIQNVQLMTFGQPRVGNAVFASYFSEHLPHAVRVTNEHDIVPHLPPYYSYFPKKTYHHFPTEVWIHNFGLDSLVYITEKICDGSGEDPSCSRSVSGNSVADHLEYFGIDMQADTWGSCGIVFNENMVQYQVDLAGNIVLSKWPTVSSTPQKIIEADKGRSAS, from the exons ATGCGAACG GCAATGGATCGGTCGCGTTTGCTGGCGGTATTGGTTTCGGTCTGCGTGATGTCGGCTTGTCGAGGGAGAG AACTTAGGATTGGTAGCGAGGACAATAGTCATGTGTATAACCATACTCTTGCCAAGATACTTGTTGAATATGCGTCTGCT GTGTCTATGTCAGATCTAACTGCATTATTTAGCTGGACTTGCTCTAGATGTACCGATTTGACAGAG GGTTTTGAGGTCGTAGAGCTGATTGTTGATGTTAAGAACTGTTTACAG TCATTTGTTGGTGTTGCTCATGATCTTAATGCTATTGTAGTCGCATTCAGAGGAACTCAAGAGAACAG TCTTCGTAATTGGATTCAAGACCTCTTCTGGAAGCAGCTAGATCTGAACTACCCAGACATGCCTGGTGCCATG GTGCACCATGGTTTTTATTCTGCTTATCATAATACAACACTACGCCCTGGGATCATTAGTGCTGTTCAAAAGGCTAGGGAGTTATATGGAGACATTCCCGTCATGGTTACAGGGCATTCAATGGGAGGGGCTATGGCTTCCTTTTGTGCACTTGATCTTACT GTCAATTACAGAATACAGAATGTTCAACTTATGACATTTGGACAACCTAGGGTTGGCAATGCTGTTTTTGCTTCATATTTCAGCGAACATTTGCCACATGCAGTTCGAGTTACCAATGAGCATGATATTGTGCCACATTTACCACCATATTACTCTTACTTTCCCAAGAAGACATACCATCACTTTCCAACAGAG GTATGGATCCATAACTTTGGATTAGATAGTCTTGTGTATATTACTGAGAAGATATGTGATGGTTCTGGTGAAGACCCTTCGTGTAGCAG GTCTGTAAGTGGGAACAGTGTAGCAGATCACCTGGAGTACTTCGGGATTGATATGCAGGCAGATACTTGGGGCTCCTGTGGAATCGTGTTCAACGAAAATATGGTGCAGTATCAAGTAGATCTTGCAGGAAACATTGTCTTATCGAAGTGGCCAACTGTTTCATCAACTCCACAAAAAATTATAGAAGCAGATAAAGGTCGGAGTGCTTCTTAG
- the LOC103989734 gene encoding pollen-specific leucine-rich repeat extensin-like protein 4, whose product MSPVPSIIADNGEISNPLLKRAHTAIHAWKRAIVSDPNNFTGNWVGHDVCSYNGIVCAPSLGDPSQDAVAGLDFNGADLAGHFPVELALLHEISLIHVNSNRFQGQIPGNLSNLQLLEELDLSNNGFVGPFPMEVLQLPKLRYLDLRFNNFEGPLPPELFDKDLDALFLNDNRFNTTLPENLGNSKVSVMVLTNNNFEGRIPRSVAQMNATLNEIVISSNHFSGCLPLEFASLGNVTVLDLSSNSFAGVLPKSMIKGLQNVELLNIAGNMLTGVVPESICDLKHLINFTYSSNYFKGDALSCPTTWSSDVVFDGQVNCIAGRQGQRAAEDCAAVVNHPVNCGGGNVKSPPSPAPIFSPPPAPLTTPSPPPPATAAVPSPSSLPPVGGFEYASPPPPIFKGY is encoded by the coding sequence ATGTCGCCAGTCCCGTCCATCATCGCGGACAATGGCGAAATCAGCAACCCTTTGCTCAAACGCGCCCACACTGCCATCCATGCCTGGAAGCGAGCCATCGTCTCGGATCCCAACAACTTCACCGGCAACTGGGTCGGCCATGACGTGTGCTCCTACAACGGCATCGTCTGCGCTCCCTCGCTCGGCGACCCCTCCCAGGACGCGGTGGCAGGCCTCGACTTCAATGGCGCCGACCTCGCCGGCCACTTCCCCGTCGAGCTCGCCCTCTTGCACGAGATCTCCCTCATCCACGTCAACTCGAACCGATTCCAGGGGCAGATTCCGGGGAACCTCTCCAACCTGCAGCTGCTCGAGGAGCTCGACCTGAGTAACAACGGCTTCGTCGGGCCGTTCCCCATGGAGGTGCTCCAGCTGCCCAAGCTCCGCTACCTCGACCTCCGCTTCAACAACTTCGAGGGGCCATTGCCGCCCGAGCTCTTCGACAAGGATCTTGACGCCCTGTTCTTGAACGACAACCGGTTCAACACCACCTTGCCGGAAAACCTGGGCAACTCCAAGGTCTCCGTCATGGTTCTGACCAACAACAACTTCGAAGGCCGCATCCCCAGGAGCGTCGCACAGATGAATGCAACCCTGAACGAGATCGTCATCAGCAGCAACCATTTTAGCGGCTGCTTACCGCTCGAGTTCGCGTCGTTGGGCAACGTCACGGTGTTGGATCTGAGCTCCAACTCATTCGCTGGGGTCTTGCCCAAGAGCATGATCAAAGGGTTGCAGAACGTGGAGCTGCTCAACATCGCCGGCAATATGCTGACCGGCGTGGTGCCGGAGAGCATCTGCGACTTGAAGCACCTCATCAACTTCACGTACTCCTCCAACTACTTCAAGGGAGACGCATTGAGTTGCCCCACGACGTGGAGTTCGGATGTGGTGTTCGATGGCCAAGTTAATTGCATTGCAGGACGGCAAGGACAGAGGGCAGCAGAGGACTGCGCTGCCGTGGTGAATCATCCGGTGAATTGCGGTGGTGGGAATGTGAAGTCGCCACCATCTCCAGCTCCCATCTTCTCGCCACCGCCGGCGCCACTCACGACACCGTCCCCGCCACCACCAGCCACTGCGGCGGTGCCATCACCGTCGAGTCTCCCACCAGTTGGTGGGTTCGAGTATGCATCTCCACCTCCCCCCATCTTCAAAGGCTACTAG
- the LOC135583027 gene encoding tubby-like F-box protein 6 isoform X1, with protein MSFRSIIQDLRDELGSISRKGFELKMGHGLRSRSHRVVHDALGPPLVGALRQSCWANMPPELLRDVLVRIEEGEGSWPVRKDVVACAGVCRSWRDTMKEIVMTPELSGKLTYPISLKQPGPRDFPLQCFIRRNQSTQTYHLYLGLTQALAADGKFLLAARKCRRPTCTEYLISLDADDKSRGGGTYIGKLRSNFLGTKFTVYDAQPPHAGATVSRSQLTRIIGPKQVSPRVPAGNYPAAHIAYELNVLGSRGPRRMHCVMDSIPASAIEPGGMAPTQTEFLHNSLDSFPSVPFFRSKSYRTGSLSGSVSGLKEEMLVLKNKAPRWHEQLQCWCLNFRGRVTVASVKNFQLVASEENGSSNQEEEKVILQFGKVGKDLFTMDYCYPISAFQAFAICLSSFDTKIACE; from the exons ATGTCGTTCAGGAGCATAATTCAGGACTTGAGGGATGAATTGGGGAGCATTTCGAGGAAGGGCTTCGAATTGAAGATGGGGCATGGGCTGAGGTCGCGGTCGCACAGGGTGGTGCACGACGCCCTGGGCCCGCCTTTGGTGGGCGCGCTGAGACAGAGTTGCTGGGCGAACATGCCTCCCGAGCTGCTGAGGGATGTGCTGGTGAGGATCGAGGAAGGCGAGGGCTCGTGGCCCGTGCGGAAGGATGTGGTAGCCTGTGCCGGCGTCTGCCGGAGTTGGAGGGACACTATGAAGGAGATTGTGATGACACCTGAGCTGTCGGGGAAGCTCACCTACCCTATCTCATTGAAGCAG CCTGGGCCAAGGGACTTTCCTCTCCAATGTTTTATAAGGCGAAACCAGAGTACACAAACTTACCATCTCTATCTTGGTCTTACGCAAG CACTGGCGGCTGATGGCAAGTTCCTGCTTGCTGCACGAAAATGTCGGCGTCCTACATGCACCGAATATCTCATCTCTCTTGATGCTGATGACAAGTCAAGGGGAGGTGGTACATACATTGGGAAACTAAG ATCTAATTTTCTGGGAACCAAATTCACTGTCTATGATGCTCAGCCACCTCACGCTGGAGCTACAGTCTCAAGGAGTCAGTTGACTCGTATAATTGGTCCCAAACAAGTTTCTCCCAGGGTTCCTGCTGGAAACTACCCTGCTGCCCACATTGCTTATGAGTTGAATGTGTTGGGTTCGAG AGGTCCTCGAAGAATGCACTGTGTCATGGACTCGATACCTGCTTCTGCGATTGAACCTGGAGGAATGGCTCCGACTCAAACAGAATTCTTGCATAACAGCCTCGATTCTTTTCCATCAGTTCCATTCTTCAGATCCAAGTCATACCGCACGGGAAGTTTGTCAGGATCAGTATCTGGCTTGAAAGAGGAAATGTTGGTTTTAAAAAACAAAGCTCCAAGGTGGCATGAACAGCTTCAGTGCTGGTGTTTGAATTTCAGGGGACGTGTAACTGTTGCATCAGTGAAGAACTTCCAGCTGGTGGCCTCTGAAGAGAATGGGTCATCTAaccaggaggaggagaaggtaatTCTCCAGTTTGGCAAGGTGGGGAAGGATTTGTTCACCATGGACTACTGCTATCCAATATCAGCATTTCAGGCATTTGCTATCTGCCTCAGCAGCTTTGACACTAAGATAGCTTGTGAATAA